A portion of the Nitratidesulfovibrio termitidis HI1 genome contains these proteins:
- a CDS encoding MFS transporter, translating into MHPLLRDRNLHTIFGITLTVIMGVSSVMPALPLMARELGIPLASVGLVLTAFTLPGIVLAPVAGVLADRLGRKRVLLPAMALFILGGTACFFARDLSTLLACRFVQGFGAAPLGVLYTTLIGDLYEDNDRVRAMGYNAGVLSLGTAIFPALGGLLAEFGWNVPFLLPLAVLPLMLAAARLRLPASRATQSLGEYFRSTLRIALSPRALVLFGLSLLTFVLLYGPMVTFFPVLADTRFHAGPSRIGAIFAVSSLGTAMIASQLGRLSERFPARRLIMLSHVFYAAAMLLLPLMPGLWWLLGPVLCFGMAQGLNLPNLSTMMTSLAPTQQRAAIMAVNGTLLRLGQTLAPLLFGLLYAGGDLPAVFVGGAAVSCLMLALAAWRLH; encoded by the coding sequence ATGCACCCGCTGCTGCGCGACAGAAATCTGCACACCATCTTCGGCATCACCCTCACGGTGATCATGGGCGTTTCCAGCGTCATGCCCGCACTGCCGCTGATGGCGCGCGAGCTGGGCATTCCGTTGGCCTCTGTGGGGCTGGTGCTGACGGCGTTCACCCTGCCGGGCATCGTGCTGGCCCCGGTGGCGGGCGTACTGGCAGACCGGCTGGGCCGCAAGCGCGTGCTGCTGCCCGCCATGGCCCTGTTCATTCTGGGGGGCACGGCCTGCTTCTTCGCACGTGATCTTTCCACCCTGCTGGCCTGCCGCTTCGTGCAGGGGTTTGGCGCGGCCCCGCTGGGCGTGCTGTACACCACCCTCATCGGGGACCTGTACGAGGACAACGACCGGGTGCGGGCCATGGGCTACAACGCCGGAGTACTCAGCCTGGGCACGGCCATCTTCCCGGCTCTGGGCGGCCTGCTGGCCGAATTCGGCTGGAACGTGCCCTTCCTGCTGCCGCTGGCCGTGCTGCCGCTGATGCTGGCCGCCGCCCGGCTGCGCCTGCCTGCCTCGCGCGCCACGCAGTCCCTGGGGGAATATTTCCGCTCCACCCTGCGCATTGCGCTATCGCCCCGTGCACTGGTGCTGTTCGGGCTTTCCCTGCTTACCTTCGTTCTGCTGTACGGCCCCATGGTCACCTTCTTTCCGGTGCTGGCGGATACCCGTTTTCACGCCGGGCCTTCGCGCATCGGCGCCATCTTCGCCGTGTCCTCGCTGGGCACGGCCATGATCGCCTCGCAGTTGGGACGCCTGTCGGAAAGATTTCCCGCCCGGCGGCTGATAATGCTCAGCCATGTCTTCTACGCCGCCGCCATGCTGCTTCTGCCGCTGATGCCCGGCCTGTGGTGGCTGCTGGGACCGGTGCTGTGCTTCGGGATGGCCCAGGGGCTGAACCTGCCCAACCTGTCCACCATGATGACCTCGCTGGCCCCCACCCAGCAGCGCGCCGCCATCATGGCCGTCAACGGCACCCTGCTGCGCCTGGGTCAGACCCTGGCCCCGCTGCTGTTCGGCCTGCTGTATGCCGGGGGCGACCTGCCCGCCGTGTTCGTGGGCGGGGCCGCCGTCAGTTGCCTGATGCTGGCGCTGGCTGCGTGGCGGCTGCATTAG
- the phnC gene encoding phosphonate ABC transporter ATP-binding protein, whose product MHKATDSASTSRRPACSAGDKSLVVENLSKEYLRGKPVLKNISLTVAGQCTTAIIGPSGTGKSTLLRCINRLIEPTSGRILVSGQDICTLRGSDLRAARRRIGMVFQEYNLVERLSVMENVLCGRLGYIAPWRAWLRKFPQQDIERAYDLLDMVGLTEFARARADELSGGQRQRVGIARAVMQQPHILLADEPTSSLDPKTSVEIMELLREVAAVNDIPVLVNIHDVTLGRRFADRIIGMSKGDVVFDGPPEGLTDEHLKLIYGGEDWLA is encoded by the coding sequence GTGCACAAGGCAACAGACTCTGCTTCCACCTCCCGTCGTCCCGCGTGCAGCGCGGGCGACAAGTCGCTCGTCGTCGAGAACCTGAGCAAGGAATACCTGCGCGGCAAGCCCGTGCTCAAGAACATCAGCCTGACCGTGGCCGGGCAGTGCACCACCGCCATCATCGGCCCGTCCGGTACTGGCAAGAGCACGCTGCTGCGTTGCATCAACCGGCTCATCGAACCCACCTCCGGCCGCATTCTGGTCAGCGGGCAGGACATCTGCACGCTGCGCGGGTCCGACCTGCGCGCGGCGCGCCGCCGCATCGGCATGGTGTTCCAGGAATACAACCTGGTGGAGCGCCTGTCGGTGATGGAAAACGTGCTCTGCGGTCGCTTGGGCTACATAGCGCCGTGGCGCGCCTGGCTGCGCAAGTTTCCGCAGCAGGACATCGAGCGCGCCTACGACCTGCTGGACATGGTGGGGCTGACCGAATTCGCCCGCGCCCGCGCCGACGAACTTTCCGGCGGCCAGCGCCAGCGCGTGGGCATTGCCCGCGCGGTGATGCAGCAGCCGCACATCCTGCTGGCGGATGAACCCACCTCGTCGCTGGACCCCAAGACGTCCGTCGAGATCATGGAACTTTTGCGCGAGGTTGCCGCCGTCAACGACATCCCCGTGCTGGTGAACATTCACGACGTGACCCTGGGCCGCCGCTTTGCGGACAGGATCATCGGCATGTCCAAGGGCGACGTGGTCTTTGACGGACCGCCCGAGGGCCTGACCGACGAGCACCTCAAGCTCATCTACGGCGGCGAGGACTGGCTGGCATGA
- a CDS encoding HAD-IIA family hydrolase, whose product MNLDQKRCIIFDLDGTVYLGDRPIPGTVDFIRRNLGVRDIQFLTNNTSKNLADYTAKLAGMGIHIGLDRMLSPLLPLVDHLREQSITRVYPVGNANFIAFLRERMPDITFTAGDDCQAVLLGYDTELTYRKLTESCLLLQRPEVAFLATHADKVCPSPQGPLPDAGSFMALYEAATGRTPDIVFGKPNTILLRSLLQRYQPHEMAMVGDRIYTDKLLAENAGMDFILVLSGETRREDLAGLARQPALVVDDLGGC is encoded by the coding sequence ATGAATCTCGACCAGAAGCGCTGCATCATCTTCGATCTGGACGGCACGGTGTACCTGGGCGACCGGCCCATTCCCGGCACGGTGGACTTCATCCGCCGCAACCTCGGGGTGCGCGACATCCAGTTCCTGACCAACAACACGTCGAAGAACCTGGCCGACTACACGGCAAAGCTGGCGGGCATGGGCATCCACATCGGGCTCGACCGCATGCTTTCGCCGCTGCTGCCGCTGGTGGACCACCTGCGCGAGCAGTCCATCACCCGGGTCTACCCGGTGGGCAACGCCAACTTCATCGCCTTCCTGCGCGAACGCATGCCCGACATCACGTTTACCGCCGGGGACGACTGCCAGGCCGTGCTGCTGGGCTACGATACGGAACTCACCTATCGCAAGCTCACGGAGTCGTGCCTGCTGCTGCAACGGCCCGAGGTGGCCTTTCTGGCAACCCATGCCGACAAGGTGTGCCCTTCGCCGCAAGGCCCGCTGCCCGATGCGGGCAGCTTCATGGCCCTGTACGAGGCGGCTACCGGGCGCACCCCCGACATCGTGTTCGGCAAGCCCAACACCATCCTGCTGCGCTCATTGCTCCAGCGCTACCAGCCCCACGAAATGGCCATGGTGGGCGACCGCATCTATACCGACAAGCTGCTGGCGGAAAACGCCGGGATGGACTTCATACTCGTGCTCAGCGGAGAAACCCGGCGCGAGGATCTTGCAGGACTTGCGCGTCAGCCTGCCCTTGTAGTGGATGACCTTGGCGGGTGCTGA
- a CDS encoding type 1 glutamine amidotransferase domain-containing protein translates to MQRLKGKRVLMFVDDVYEDLELWYPKLRLIEEGAEVVVAGPEKGRTYTGKNGYPCKADASIADMEDISFDLLVISGGFAPDKLRRDPKVLELTRRMHEAGKVVAHICHAGWIPISAGIMRGFRCTSTPGIKDDLINAGAIWENAEVVVDRNQVSSRKPDDLPAFCKAIIELAAG, encoded by the coding sequence ATGCAACGTCTGAAGGGAAAGCGCGTCCTCATGTTCGTGGACGACGTGTATGAAGACCTGGAGCTGTGGTACCCCAAGCTGCGCCTGATAGAAGAGGGCGCCGAGGTGGTGGTGGCCGGGCCGGAGAAGGGCCGTACCTATACGGGCAAGAACGGCTACCCCTGCAAGGCCGATGCATCCATCGCCGACATGGAGGACATCAGCTTCGACCTGCTGGTCATCAGCGGCGGTTTTGCCCCTGACAAGCTGCGCCGCGACCCCAAGGTGCTGGAACTGACCCGCCGCATGCACGAGGCGGGCAAGGTGGTGGCCCACATCTGCCACGCCGGGTGGATTCCCATTTCTGCGGGCATCATGCGCGGCTTCCGCTGCACCTCCACCCCCGGCATCAAGGACGACCTGATCAACGCCGGGGCCATCTGGGAAAACGCCGAGGTGGTGGTGGACCGCAACCAGGTCAGCAGCCGCAAACCCGACGACCTGCCCGCGTTCTGCAAGGCCATCATCGAACTGGCAGCCGGATAA
- a CDS encoding Lon protease family protein, with product MTKVSPLPAARLRATLDPARIQWETSDAIPRPPRNGMRRTPQPRVLQALELALHIRDGGYNVYLSGEANLGRTYMLREYLAPRARKMDTPPDLVHVYNFEDPDKPRLIALPAGQGRKLRTALTQALTKARKEAPSRFEHDAFVRKRTLLLDKFQTQRSKLFKEMDTVAGGEGFNLDMDDSGSLTLYPIVEGKRLSEDEYEKLDATLRKSLKLKGDRLLQAMTGLMRKLTRAEQDFVEDERTLEKEVVREVLDQFLTPLAEKFAKTCPCDELKRYFADMREDILDNIEGFVQRDMPTHMPQQQPDLGPPPEDTSFRYDINVFVDNSETHGAPIVVDDHPTPSNLLGCIERESEMGALVTDFTLVKAGSLQKANGGFLVLHMEDILSYPNAWEGLLRALRSGLARIEDAGDGQESTKTKGIEPEPLRLDLKVVLVGTEEMYETLLVNDDRFPKLFKIKAHLTEAAERNADGVKVYLARIARIIDEAKLLPFDRDAMAGLVDYGSRIIEDQRKLSLKFPVLRELMIEASALASMKGSALVDRTTLHDAMVARTYRANLVEQHYMDEYDRELIKVRTSGSEVGRVNGLSVTWYGDFEFGLPHQISCTVGVGHGGIIDLEREAELGGPIHTKAMMILKSYLVSQFARTKPLVMTGSLCFEQSYAGIEGDSASGAELAALLSAIADVPIRLSLAFTGAVSQSGQIMAVGGVTRKVEGFFEVCSRHGLTGEQGVILPKDNIAHLMLKQEVVAAVNEGRFSIWPVAHITEAMELLTGMAAGRMRADSTFTPGTLYDKVDRRLAELGRLAKDAFKHKRKR from the coding sequence ATGACCAAGGTTTCCCCGCTGCCCGCCGCCCGTCTTCGCGCCACGCTCGACCCTGCCCGCATCCAGTGGGAGACCAGCGACGCCATTCCGCGCCCGCCGCGCAACGGCATGCGCCGCACCCCCCAGCCCCGCGTGTTGCAGGCGCTGGAACTGGCCCTGCACATCCGCGACGGCGGCTACAACGTCTACCTTTCGGGCGAGGCCAATCTTGGCCGCACCTACATGCTGCGCGAATACCTTGCGCCGCGCGCCCGCAAGATGGATACCCCGCCGGACCTCGTCCACGTCTACAATTTCGAGGACCCGGACAAGCCGCGCCTCATCGCGCTGCCCGCCGGGCAGGGGCGCAAGCTGCGCACCGCGCTCACCCAGGCCCTGACCAAGGCCCGCAAGGAAGCGCCCAGCCGCTTCGAGCATGACGCCTTCGTGCGCAAGCGCACCCTGCTGCTGGACAAATTCCAGACCCAGCGCAGCAAGCTGTTCAAGGAAATGGACACCGTGGCCGGGGGCGAAGGCTTCAACCTGGACATGGACGATTCCGGCAGCCTGACCCTGTACCCCATCGTGGAGGGCAAGCGGCTCAGCGAGGACGAGTACGAAAAGCTCGACGCCACGCTGCGCAAGAGCCTGAAGCTGAAGGGCGACCGGCTGCTGCAGGCCATGACCGGTCTGATGCGCAAGCTGACCCGCGCCGAGCAGGACTTCGTGGAGGACGAGCGCACCCTGGAAAAGGAAGTGGTGCGCGAGGTGCTGGACCAGTTCCTGACGCCGCTGGCGGAAAAGTTCGCCAAGACCTGCCCGTGCGACGAATTGAAGCGCTACTTCGCGGACATGCGCGAGGACATCCTGGACAACATCGAAGGCTTCGTGCAGCGCGACATGCCCACCCACATGCCGCAGCAGCAGCCGGATCTGGGCCCGCCGCCGGAAGACACGTCGTTCCGCTACGACATCAACGTGTTCGTGGACAACAGCGAAACCCACGGCGCACCCATCGTGGTGGACGATCACCCCACCCCGTCCAACCTGCTGGGGTGCATCGAGCGCGAATCGGAAATGGGCGCGCTGGTGACGGACTTCACCCTGGTCAAGGCCGGGTCTTTGCAAAAGGCCAACGGCGGCTTTCTGGTGCTGCACATGGAGGACATCCTGTCCTACCCCAACGCCTGGGAAGGCCTGCTGCGCGCCCTGCGTTCCGGCCTGGCCCGCATAGAGGACGCGGGCGACGGTCAGGAATCCACCAAGACCAAGGGCATAGAGCCGGAACCGCTGCGCCTTGACCTGAAGGTGGTGCTGGTGGGCACCGAGGAAATGTACGAGACGCTGCTGGTCAACGACGACCGCTTCCCCAAGCTGTTCAAGATCAAGGCGCACCTGACCGAAGCCGCCGAGCGCAACGCCGACGGCGTGAAGGTGTACCTGGCGCGCATTGCCCGGATCATCGACGAGGCCAAGCTGCTGCCCTTCGACCGCGACGCCATGGCGGGCCTGGTGGACTACGGCTCGCGCATCATAGAGGACCAGCGCAAGCTGTCGCTGAAGTTCCCGGTGCTGCGCGAACTGATGATCGAGGCATCCGCCCTGGCCTCCATGAAGGGCAGCGCGCTGGTGGACCGCACCACCCTGCACGACGCCATGGTGGCGCGCACCTACCGCGCCAACCTGGTCGAACAGCATTACATGGATGAATACGACCGCGAATTGATCAAGGTGCGCACCAGCGGCAGCGAAGTGGGCCGGGTGAACGGCCTGTCGGTGACCTGGTACGGCGACTTCGAGTTCGGCCTGCCGCACCAGATATCCTGTACCGTGGGTGTGGGGCACGGCGGCATCATCGACCTTGAACGAGAGGCCGAGCTTGGCGGGCCCATCCACACCAAGGCCATGATGATCCTGAAAAGCTACCTGGTCAGCCAGTTTGCCCGCACCAAGCCGCTGGTGATGACCGGCAGTCTGTGCTTCGAACAGAGCTACGCGGGCATCGAGGGCGATTCCGCATCCGGTGCGGAACTGGCGGCGCTGCTTTCGGCCATTGCCGACGTGCCCATCCGGCTTTCGCTGGCGTTTACCGGCGCTGTCAGTCAGTCCGGCCAGATCATGGCCGTGGGCGGCGTGACCCGCAAGGTGGAAGGGTTCTTCGAGGTATGCAGCCGCCACGGGCTGACCGGCGAACAGGGCGTGATCCTGCCCAAGGACAACATAGCCCACCTGATGCTGAAGCAGGAAGTGGTAGCCGCCGTGAACGAAGGGCGCTTTTCGATCTGGCCGGTTGCACACATCACCGAAGCCATGGAACTGCTTACCGGCATGGCCGCCGGGCGCATGCGCGCCGATTCCACCTTTACCCCCGGCACCCTGTACGACAAGGTGGACCGCCGCCTGGCTGAACTGGGACGCCTTGCCAAGGACGCCTTCAAGCACAAGCGCAAGCGCTAG
- the phnD gene encoding phosphate/phosphite/phosphonate ABC transporter substrate-binding protein, translating to MTKKWMHLLLTPMVLALGLCAMSATLAKAADECTNRGALDAMFCDDNKDLVADTPKDKGKWKDPSTLVFTYTPVEDPAVYKDAFADFQAYLEKKTGKKVIYYTVQSNAAEVEAMRSGRLHIAGFSTGPTCYAVNLAGYVPIAVKGDAEGFQGYRLLLIVRKDSPIQKLADLKGKKVAHTSASSNSGNLAPRAIFPKLGITPEKDYTVVYSGKHDQSILGVGYGDYDAAPVAGDVFKRMAQAGRINEADYRIIWQSDVFPTSSFGYAHDLNPDLVKKIVDAFNEYRFTPEMQKTFGGADRFFPVTYQKDWAIIREIAEANGETFNQGGLQQIAEKEAAEAAKKKEAEAKKKEAEAKKQ from the coding sequence ATGACCAAGAAGTGGATGCATCTGCTGCTCACCCCGATGGTGCTGGCCCTGGGGCTGTGCGCCATGTCCGCAACCCTTGCCAAAGCCGCCGACGAGTGCACCAACAGGGGCGCCCTGGACGCCATGTTCTGCGACGACAACAAGGATCTGGTGGCCGATACCCCCAAGGACAAGGGCAAGTGGAAGGATCCGAGCACGCTGGTGTTCACCTACACTCCGGTCGAGGACCCCGCCGTCTACAAGGACGCCTTTGCCGACTTCCAGGCCTACCTGGAAAAGAAGACCGGCAAGAAGGTCATCTACTACACCGTGCAGTCCAACGCCGCAGAAGTGGAAGCCATGCGCTCCGGCCGCCTGCACATCGCCGGCTTCTCCACCGGCCCCACCTGCTACGCCGTCAACCTGGCGGGCTACGTGCCCATCGCCGTCAAGGGCGATGCTGAAGGCTTTCAGGGCTACCGCCTGCTGCTCATCGTGCGCAAGGACAGCCCCATCCAGAAGCTGGCCGACCTGAAGGGCAAGAAGGTGGCCCACACCTCCGCCTCTTCCAACTCGGGCAACCTGGCCCCGCGCGCCATCTTCCCCAAGCTGGGCATCACCCCCGAAAAGGACTACACCGTGGTCTATTCGGGCAAGCATGACCAGTCCATCCTGGGCGTGGGCTACGGCGACTATGATGCCGCTCCCGTGGCGGGCGACGTGTTCAAGCGCATGGCCCAGGCCGGGCGCATCAATGAAGCCGACTACCGCATCATCTGGCAGAGCGACGTGTTTCCCACCTCTTCGTTCGGGTATGCCCATGACCTGAACCCCGACCTGGTGAAGAAGATCGTCGATGCCTTCAACGAATATCGCTTCACGCCTGAAATGCAGAAGACCTTCGGCGGGGCCGACCGGTTCTTCCCGGTTACCTACCAGAAGGACTGGGCGATCATCCGCGAGATCGCGGAAGCCAACGGCGAAACCTTCAATCAGGGCGGCCTGCAACAGATCGCCGAGAAGGAAGCCGCCGAGGCCGCCAAGAAGAAGGAAGCCGAGGCCAAGAAGAAAGAAGCCGAAGCCAAGAAGCAGTAA
- the phnE gene encoding phosphonate ABC transporter, permease protein PhnE, giving the protein MSAATVTRPAPFAVNWWARFGYLLAVLYCLYALSILDISWDRLLAGLDNGSRFLGAMFPPKFARWKLLLDNLMESLQIALIASFFGVLLSLPVGLCASRNLMPDWLTWPARAFIAVCRSFHPVIFAILFVKAVGFGPLAGILTLIFASIGFVAKLFAEAIEEISLKPVEAARAAGAPFMSLLAFAVLPQVLNRFIGFSTYQVDANLRNSTMVGIVGAGGIGGTLAAAFQRFDYGFVCAILIAIIALIMVSEYVAVRVKGVFQ; this is encoded by the coding sequence ATGAGCGCTGCAACCGTCACCCGTCCCGCACCCTTCGCGGTCAACTGGTGGGCCCGGTTCGGCTATCTGCTGGCCGTGCTCTACTGTCTGTATGCCCTGTCCATCCTGGACATTTCCTGGGACCGCCTGCTGGCGGGCCTGGACAACGGCTCGCGCTTTCTGGGGGCCATGTTTCCGCCCAAGTTCGCGCGGTGGAAGTTGCTGCTCGACAACCTGATGGAGTCGTTGCAGATCGCGCTCATCGCCTCGTTCTTCGGGGTGCTGCTGTCGCTGCCGGTGGGCCTGTGCGCCTCGCGCAACCTGATGCCCGACTGGCTGACCTGGCCCGCGCGCGCCTTCATCGCCGTGTGCCGGTCCTTCCATCCGGTGATATTCGCCATCCTGTTCGTGAAGGCGGTGGGCTTCGGCCCGCTGGCGGGCATCCTGACGCTGATCTTCGCGTCCATCGGCTTTGTGGCCAAGCTGTTCGCCGAGGCCATCGAGGAAATCTCGCTGAAGCCGGTGGAAGCTGCCCGCGCGGCGGGTGCGCCGTTCATGTCGCTGCTGGCCTTTGCGGTGCTGCCGCAGGTGCTGAACCGGTTCATCGGCTTTTCCACCTACCAGGTGGATGCCAACCTGCGTAACTCCACCATGGTCGGCATCGTGGGCGCGGGCGGCATCGGCGGTACGCTGGCCGCGGCCTTCCAGCGTTTCGACTACGGCTTCGTGTGCGCCATCCTCATCGCCATCATCGCGCTGATCATGGTGTCGGAATACGTGGCGGTGCGGGTGAAGGGGGTGTTCCAATGA
- the phnE gene encoding phosphonate ABC transporter, permease protein PhnE encodes MSATRTWERFTPAERMARFVVFLVAGILLAWSFRTVEIIPEFLMDAPEQVADLFKRMWPVDFAYYEHGVHAVLVETLHIATVGTILTLGIAIPVGIMAASNVCRVPALNWLATFILVSSRSVNTLVWALLFVAVFGPGTLAGTVTIAVRSIGFVGKLFGEALEESAPGPIEALRAAGAPWISVFLKGYWPQVSPAFWGIALFRWDINVRESSVIGLVGAGGIGMALDEALNLFHWDRVALILTCIFAVVVIAEVFVTHIRKRII; translated from the coding sequence ATGAGCGCTACGCGTACCTGGGAACGCTTTACCCCGGCAGAGCGCATGGCGCGTTTCGTGGTCTTTCTCGTGGCGGGCATCCTGCTGGCATGGTCGTTCCGCACTGTCGAGATCATTCCCGAATTCCTCATGGACGCACCGGAGCAGGTGGCCGACCTGTTCAAGCGCATGTGGCCCGTGGACTTCGCTTACTACGAGCATGGCGTGCACGCCGTGCTGGTGGAAACCCTGCACATCGCCACGGTGGGCACCATCCTTACCCTGGGTATCGCCATACCCGTTGGCATCATGGCGGCCAGCAACGTGTGCCGCGTGCCCGCGCTGAACTGGCTGGCCACGTTCATTCTGGTTTCGTCCCGTTCGGTCAACACGCTGGTCTGGGCGCTGCTGTTCGTGGCGGTGTTCGGCCCCGGCACGCTGGCGGGCACCGTGACCATCGCCGTGCGGTCCATCGGCTTTGTGGGCAAGCTGTTCGGCGAGGCGCTGGAAGAATCCGCCCCCGGCCCCATCGAGGCGTTGCGCGCCGCCGGCGCGCCGTGGATCAGCGTGTTCCTGAAAGGGTACTGGCCGCAGGTGTCTCCGGCGTTCTGGGGCATTGCCCTGTTTCGCTGGGACATCAACGTGCGCGAATCCTCGGTCATCGGGCTGGTGGGCGCGGGGGGCATCGGCATGGCTCTCGACGAAGCGCTCAACCTGTTCCATTGGGACCGCGTAGCGCTTATACTGACATGCATCTTCGCGGTGGTGGTCATCGCGGAGGTGTTCGTCACTCATATTCGCAAGCGCATCATTTAG
- a CDS encoding DUF362 domain-containing protein, with translation MTETGAEPSKVYFTDMRCRIGTSLLDKLDKLMLAAGVEQINFQNAFVAIKIHFGEPGNLAFLRPNFAKTVADRVKKLGGMPFLTDANTLYVGRRNNALLHMEAAYENGFTPLSTGCHVVIADGLKGADEVEVPIEGGVHLKTAKIGRAIMDADVFISLNHFKGHELTGFGGAIKNIGMGSGSRAGKMIMHNNGKPRVAHDKCVGCRTCARYCNQEAITFNEEKKASINHELCVGCGRCIATCNFDAIDTPWQGSSDDVNIRMVEYAKAVLDGRPNFHISVVNHVSPNCDCHGENDAAIIPDIGIFASFDPVALDKACIDAVNAAPVIPGSVLGDRVGKPLAGKQEEGCDCADHAGHAGQTGQAGHTGRHDHFHVVHPSTNWRSQIEHAEALGLGSGTYELVTIK, from the coding sequence ATGACGGAAACCGGCGCGGAGCCGTCAAAGGTCTACTTCACCGACATGCGGTGCAGGATCGGCACCAGCCTGCTCGACAAGCTGGACAAGCTCATGCTGGCGGCAGGCGTGGAGCAGATCAATTTCCAGAACGCCTTCGTGGCCATCAAGATCCACTTCGGCGAGCCGGGCAACCTTGCCTTTCTGCGCCCCAACTTCGCCAAGACCGTTGCGGACAGGGTGAAGAAGCTGGGCGGCATGCCCTTTCTCACCGACGCCAACACGCTGTACGTGGGCCGACGCAACAACGCCCTGCTGCATATGGAGGCCGCCTACGAAAATGGCTTCACCCCGCTTTCGACCGGCTGCCACGTGGTCATCGCGGATGGCCTGAAGGGCGCCGACGAGGTGGAAGTGCCCATCGAAGGCGGCGTGCACCTGAAAACCGCAAAAATCGGACGGGCCATCATGGATGCCGACGTCTTCATTTCCCTGAACCACTTCAAGGGGCATGAACTGACCGGCTTCGGCGGGGCCATCAAGAACATCGGCATGGGCAGCGGCAGCCGGGCCGGCAAGATGATCATGCACAACAACGGCAAGCCGCGCGTTGCCCACGACAAGTGCGTGGGCTGCCGCACCTGCGCCCGGTACTGTAATCAGGAAGCCATCACCTTCAACGAGGAAAAGAAGGCGTCCATCAACCACGAACTGTGCGTGGGCTGCGGGCGGTGCATCGCCACCTGCAACTTCGACGCGATCGACACGCCGTGGCAAGGCAGCAGCGACGACGTGAACATCCGGATGGTGGAATACGCCAAGGCCGTGCTGGACGGACGCCCCAACTTCCACATCAGCGTGGTCAACCACGTCTCGCCCAACTGTGACTGCCACGGTGAAAACGACGCCGCCATCATTCCGGACATCGGCATCTTTGCCAGCTTCGACCCGGTGGCGCTGGACAAGGCCTGCATTGACGCGGTCAACGCCGCACCGGTCATTCCCGGGTCTGTGCTGGGCGACAGGGTCGGCAAGCCGCTGGCGGGCAAGCAAGAAGAGGGCTGCGACTGTGCCGATCATGCAGGACATGCCGGACAGACAGGGCAGGCAGGGCATACTGGACGGCACGACCACTTCCACGTTGTCCACCCCAGTACCAACTGGCGGAGTCAGATCGAACATGCCGAGGCCCTGGGGCTTGGCAGCGGAACCTACGAACTGGTGACCATCAAGTAG